A genome region from Flavobacteriales bacterium includes the following:
- a CDS encoding PorT family protein: MKKLWMIALACLSMVQLKAQDDKPTKGDTTSFVLGNKKVTVVVDETAADSSDTEDIKLDLEEDKHIAHWAALDVGVNGFMNKDGNFEMKGAYAPYELDHAKSQVWKLNFMEKKVNFIGEYVGLVTGLGVSFHGYAFKNNTILQSTNDSTFSIMDTVINYDKNKLKATYLELPLLLEINTSANPKKTFHIAAGMIGGYRIGARYKQKYELDGDKYRNKVAGHYNLMPFHLTATTRVGYGNFTVFADYSLTPLFERGKGPELYPFSLGVTFVGL, from the coding sequence ATGAAAAAGTTATGGATGATCGCATTGGCCTGTCTGAGCATGGTGCAGTTGAAGGCACAGGACGATAAGCCAACCAAAGGAGACACAACCTCATTTGTCCTCGGCAATAAAAAAGTGACCGTGGTGGTGGATGAAACAGCAGCAGATAGCAGCGACACGGAAGACATCAAGCTGGACCTTGAAGAAGACAAACACATTGCCCATTGGGCAGCACTGGACGTGGGCGTGAATGGCTTTATGAATAAGGACGGAAACTTTGAGATGAAAGGCGCCTACGCACCATACGAACTGGACCATGCCAAGTCACAGGTATGGAAGCTGAACTTCATGGAGAAGAAAGTCAATTTTATCGGAGAGTACGTGGGCCTGGTAACCGGGCTCGGTGTCAGCTTTCATGGCTATGCGTTCAAGAATAACACCATCCTTCAATCCACCAATGACTCTACCTTTTCCATCATGGATACGGTGATCAATTACGATAAGAACAAACTCAAAGCCACCTACCTGGAATTGCCCCTTCTGCTGGAGATCAATACTTCTGCAAATCCGAAAAAAACCTTCCATATCGCAGCAGGTATGATCGGAGGTTACCGGATCGGTGCCCGTTACAAGCAGAAATATGAGTTGGATGGTGACAAATACCGGAACAAGGTCGCAGGACATTATAACCTCATGCCCTTTCATCTGACCGCCACCACACGGGTGGGATATGGCAACTTTACGGTCTTCGCCGACTATTCACTCACACCCCTCTTTGAAAGAGGCAAGGGACCTGAACTCTATCCCTTCAGCCTTGGGGTCACCTTTGTAGGATTATAA
- a CDS encoding RNA polymerase sigma factor — translation MTTGEYNKCVDLHADGLYRFILKNIKDEEKARDVVQDTFEKMWLKVSDITFEKAKSYMFTAAYHTMIDRIRREKKQGSMDEVNPRNMSHQPVNFDLKRILDEALAQLPEAQRSVILLRDYEGYSYEEIGQIMSLTESQVKVYIFRGRKTLKKILGSIEAVL, via the coding sequence ATGACCACCGGCGAATACAATAAATGTGTGGACCTGCATGCGGACGGGCTGTACCGTTTCATCCTCAAGAACATCAAGGATGAAGAGAAAGCCCGCGATGTGGTACAGGATACTTTTGAAAAGATGTGGCTCAAAGTGAGTGACATCACTTTTGAGAAAGCCAAATCCTACATGTTCACCGCAGCCTATCACACCATGATCGACCGCATCAGGCGTGAGAAGAAACAAGGCAGTATGGACGAAGTGAACCCACGCAACATGTCTCACCAGCCGGTGAATTTTGACCTGAAACGGATCCTGGACGAAGCCCTGGCTCAATTGCCGGAGGCGCAACGGTCGGTGATCCTGCTCAGGGATTATGAAGGTTACTCCTATGAAGAGATCGGTCAGATCATGTCCCTGACCGAAAGCCAGGTGAAAGTTTACATCTTCAGAGGAAGGAAAACACTAAAGAAAATATTGGGCAGTATAGAAGCCGTACTATAA